The Nocardia sp. BMG51109 nucleotide sequence CCCCGGAGGCGGCAGCGGGCGCAGCCACGCCGCACCTCGGGAGCGTTGCCGTCGTGAAACTGTCGGCGCCGCAGGCGACCCCGGAAGCCGTCGAGTACACCGAGATCCTGGAGGCCGAGGACCGGCCCTGGGTCACGGTGGTCTGGGACGATCCGGTGAACCTGATGCACTACGTCACCTATATTTTCCAGAAGCTGTTCGGCTACAGCAAAGCCAAGGCAACCGAGCTGATGCTCAAGGTGCACAACGAGGGCAAGGCGGTGGTGTCCTCCGGTTCCCGCGACAAGATGGAGCACGACGTC carries:
- the clpS gene encoding ATP-dependent Clp protease adapter ClpS, translating into MDAVRVAAGPVGANVTATSAPAPEAAAGAATPHLGSVAVVKLSAPQATPEAVEYTEILEAEDRPWVTVVWDDPVNLMHYVTYIFQKLFGYSKAKATELMLKVHNEGKAVVSSGSRDKMEHDVQRLHAAGLWATMQRDD